From the genome of Pirellulaceae bacterium:
TGCTTGGTAAGCTCGCGCATAAGTCGATAATCCCCTAACCGTTGGCTGAGCTGCAATAGCGAGGGAGCGATTCCGAAGCTGCGGCTGCCGGGAGGCATTCGCTCAGCGAGCTGGGTGATCGCTTCGGCGTGGCGACCACAACGGGACAGCAGATCGACTAAGACTTCGACGGCGATAACTCCGTATTGCTGTTGGTCCACCGTGTCCGCTTTGTGCGCAAAGTAGCGAATGCCCGCGTCAACTTGCTGGCCCAGCAGCGCACGGAAGAACGCGATCGAGGCTGGATACAAATCCAAAAACGGCTCTTCGCCAGGATATTGGTACTGCGGATGCAACTTGCGACCGTACTGCGCGATGTCCAGCGCTAATTGCAGGACTTGAGGATCATCAATCACGCGAGCAAATCGAACTGTAGAGGCCAGGTGACTGGTATCCAAATGATAGGCACCATCCTTAAGCAAGTCGGGACGAGCCTGGAGTATGGCTTCTGCCGTCAATTCGACGGGCTGGCTGCCTTCGCGGCGCTGGATGTCATATTTCAGATTTGCCAATAGTTCACCGTGTACATGTCGCACAAGCAATTCCGCCGCTGCCTGCTGATCGGCTCGTGGTCGCGGGGCTAGCGACTGTTCAAACATAGTAATGCTGTTACAGGTACCCATTCGCTGCAAGGCTAATTGGTAACCGCGACGCACATCGACCGCCTCGTGTAGCAGGACGTTGATCAAATCTTCATAGTTCTCGTCGGTTGGTTGAACCTCAGACAAAACAGTTGCGGCATACTGTCGATCGCCGACCGGTCGCAGATACATCCAGCCTTCACGGATTTTGCCTGCCCGGACGAAGGCCTCGCCGACTTGACGACAGACTTCGATCAATCCGCGCTCGAAGCGAGCTTCCGCTTCTTCATCCGCTGGCTGCTCCTGTTCAGCGGTAGCCACTGGCCACCCCATGTCCAATCGAAGCTTCATCTTGAGTGCTTCAAACAGCTCATGGAATTGCCCCTGGCCTTCCAGGTGCTGTGCCAATGCTTGCAGTACTTGGGCTGGCGTTTCTTGAGCTCGGAGCATGTCCAGCGTTTCAAATATTTTTTCAGCCGACATTCGTTTTCAACTAATAATTAGGAGTATTGCAACGGACTGACGAGCGGCCTTCCAGATCTTAGGCTGGCGAACAGGGGCCTCGCGAACGCAGTATAACCGGCGGTGTGTGACTTACCGAAGGGGGTTCGCGCTGCACGTCAGCACAATCGGCCCAGCCGGCGCATGCAGGCATCGGGCGAGGCTCGCCTATAGCTGCGTAAACTATCGTTTTTCAGAATATCGACCCAGCCTGCAAACATTCGGCGATTGGGCAATTACCATGGACTGGCTGGCTTAGTTATGGCGGTAGGATCGTTCGCTGGCGTACTGGCACCAGTTGATGCCAATACGATTGGCTGAGTGAAGATTTTTGTTTCTTGATTTTGTGGAGAGTGTATCTTGAAAATGTTTCGCCCGCTATTAATTCTCGGCGCTGCTCTGGGAGGTGTACTGTCTTTGTCAGTTTCAGTTCGAGCTCAGGAAGAGGCCATTGCAGAGGCTGTTCCGCAAACGGGTGCAGCTGCATCGGCTGCGTCAAATTCAGGTGTCAGTTCTGTAGTTCGCCCCATCACGGTGACTGCCAGTTTGACGGATGATGCAACGGCCATTACTGGCACGCTCAGCGACACCAATACTCTGTCAATCAAAACCGCGTTTGGCTTGGCCGAATTGCCGCTGAGCGAAGTGGCTGGAGTTCGATTTCCTCGCGCAGAAGACACCTCAACCACCGTGGTGATGCTCAACGGTGACTCTATCACCGGGGCCACCGACGTCAAATTTATCACGATCGAAACGGTTTGGGGTAGCGCCAAGATTAACGGACAAAGCATTGCGTCGATGTTGTTCGTACCCGGATTGGCCTGGCAATCGGTAGATGTCCTGGGCAGTCAGCGCTGGCAATTGGTTGAACGGCCTCGAGTGACTCCAGTTCAGCCGGGTGCTAACATTCCGGGTCAACCCAATCCGGCACAGGGACCATCGCGGGTGCCCGTACAACCTGCCCCTGGTGCGCGTGCGAGCAACTAGCCAGCGGTAGTTGAGAGCTAGTCGAGCCAGAGAGTGGAAGGCTCAACCTTCCACGCTTTGGCGAGTGTAGCTACTGGATGCCTAGATCGACTAGCGGAACTGCGATACCTCGGTTGTTGATCTGCCAGGGGATCCAGACCAGACACAGTAGATCGACTTTGATGTCGGTTTTGCGGCACCGGACTTCGATGGGCTGCAAGGTCAGACTTTGTGGCGCATACTTGCTGCTGAGCTCGTCGAGTTCTTGTTGACACTGACTTTCCAGTTCTAGCCGCTGCCCCATCAGCGACTCAACCGTTTCATTGGCCAATCCCACGTTGGATCGCTTTTCGAATGCCCTGGCGGCATCGCGGCCAGCCATCCTCGTACGTGTGGCGGTTACTTTGTTGCCTAGCAAGCGACCCAATACGGTGGTTCCGACGTTCAATACCGTATTCCATTTTTCTTTGTCATACTTGGCCTTTTCCTTTTCCAGACGTTGCTCGGCGGCGCGAATCTTGGCTTCCAAAGATTCATATTGTCGCGCATATTTTTGTTGCAGTTTGGATTTCTCTTGATCGCGCAGCTCGCGGATTTCCTGAGCCCAGCTCAGACGTGCGTCCACTTCATCTTGCCCCGGACGACTGATGCGACCGAGTTGTTTGCATTCAAAGAGTTGTATGGGGCGCTGGCGATAGAGTTCGTCGGCCAGCTCTTTATCCCACTGACGATACGATTTTTCATTGAGCATTGTTCCGGGGATGTCTTCGTACTGGTAATCATATTCAGGCGACTTGGCCAGCTCCAGTGAATCGGGGGGCAATTCAATGGCAGCCCGCCAAATTTGCTCAGGCAATTGACCCTCGTAACAATACAACAATGATCGTGTGTGATATTGATCTAACTTGGAGGCGGCATGGACATAGCGACAAGCCGCCGTGGCCAGCACGGCAGGGCGATAGATTCTGCGCGCCGACGCATCCGGATCACGGCTACTGACCCAAAACCTTTCGGTAATTGCATGAGGTACCAGTGGGCGCTCTGATTTCAAGGTTATGGCGGCGCTTCCGCTGGCCGCTGGCAGTGGTGCGGTAGTCGGAGTCTCGCTTGTCGATTTTGACGCCAGCGCTGGTCGTTGATCAGGTAGCAATTGACTGCGAAGAGGGTCCATCAATTGCTGTATTTGTTGGCGCGACAACGGGCCTCGCAGGTAGCTCATGACCCAACGTGACTGAAAGACCGTGGGTCCGTCGTCGTGCACATTGTTCATTAAGAACACTCGGCTGCCTAAGGCAGCCAACATCTCACTCATTGCCGTCTTGTCGAACCTGGCTCCTGTTTGTGCGGCTGCGCCCTCCAGACCATCGATGATGCGATCTTTGTCTCGCTGCGTTTGCAGCCGACCCAAGAACCATGTCCCAATGTTGGCCAAGCCTTTGTAATCCAAATCAACCGGATTCTGCGTAGCCAGCACAATGCCCAAGCCAAAGGCGCGCGCCTGCTTGAGTAACACCAGCATCGGTGGCTTGCTGGGTGGCTTGGCCGATGGTGGAAAGTAGCCGTAAATTTCATCCATATAAAACAGGGCACGCAAGCTGCTGGTACCAGGCTGGGTTCGCACCCAACTGAGTAGTTCATTGAGCAAGATAGTGACGAAAAACATCCGCTCCGAGTCATTCAAATGGGCGATTGATATGATTGACAATCGGGGCTTGCCCTGACTGGTGTACAGCAGGCTCTTGATATCCAGCGGTTGCCCTTCCAGCCAACCGGCAAATGCCGGACTGGCCAGAAGGTTGTTCAGCCCCATGGCCATCTTCATCCGCTCGCTGGCCGGGAAGAAGGTTTCCATATCAAATACACCTACCTTATCCATCGGCGGGCTTTGGATACTGCGAATCAGCGTGGGCAAGTCCAGATTCTGACCTTGACGCCAGGCGTGATCGAACAGACTAGATAACAAGATATGCTGGCGACTGGTTAACGGGTCTTCGTTGTTACCCATCAGAGTTAACAACCCCGACGCTGCACCTGCCACGCGTTCGCGAAAGACTTCGCTGTCGTCCAACACTGGCTGTGGCGGTGCGTTGAAGCTTTTGAGTACCGTTAGCGGAATGCCGGCGTTGCTACCAGGCGTGTAGATGGCGATGTCCACCGACTGACGATAACGATTGATGCGCTCTGGCGGCTGATCCCATTGGGCAAGTCCGGTTCGCCAACGATCAGCGATTTGAGCCGCATAGTCGGCGGTTGTTTGCCCGGCCCGCGAGGCTTCATCCGGGTCAATCCACTTCTCAAAGTCCTTCGCCTGCAATTCAGGGAAGGCCAGCATCAGGTTTCCTAAGTCGCCTTTGGGGTCAATACAAATCGCCGGAATCCCATCAATGGCCGCTTCCTCCAGCAGCGCCAAACAGAGGCCTGTCTTGCCGCTGCCGGTCATCCCGACGCACATAGCATGCGTGGTCAGGTCTTTGGCATCGTATAAGACTTTGTCGTCCAGCAGTTTGCGGCCATTGAGCTCAAACTTCTTACCCACATAGAAGCTGGCTGGCAGTTCGTAATCCATGTGCTGGGCGTCGGACATTCGACTAGACCTCCTGCAGCGAAAAAGTCACTTGATACGCGATCCTGTCACGCGACCGCCAGCTCATCTTAACAGATGCCAAACGGCCAGATAAGCGAGCTAACGTGCCATGCCGAGGCGGGATAAGCTATGATACTGTAGTAAGTACAAGTGACCGTAGTCACCGAGCCCCATGGATTGCATCGAGCGAACTGATTGAAAGCCAAACCAGTCGCATGTATCGCGAAGCACGCTGAGAGCGTTGATTTTTTCAGATTTGCAAGCTGTGCCGTTCTCTCTGCGCCTTGGTGCCGCTGTATGACTGGAGCTACCTTACAGCGAGTCGGTCGTCCCGTTAGGGACGTGATATTGGTAGAACACACGCTCTCTGGCGTCATGGCGTTCCGTAGGAATGCGATGTTGGCTTCACCATAAATCACCTACCAACATTACGCCCCTAATGGGGCTGGGTGGATGTTGCGGCTGTTTGTTAGCTGGCCAACCGTTCAGTATGGGCTGTTGTCCAATTGCACGCAAACTCGTTATGATAGCGCTTGGCGTGTCCTTTCTCTCGAACTTGTTTGGTTGATCAAACAACAGTTTCAGGCAGGGCACCTTTTAACGAACACCAACGCAACACAGGCTCCGTGATCGCGTTCCCGTTTTTTCAGTTGAATTCCCTCGGCTCGGGGGCGCACCAGCCAGATGCCACTGGCCGGATGCTGCCTCCCGCGATATTTATTGTTCGAGCACTAACATGCCCGCTGGCTCGCAGCCGCCCATTGATGATAAGACGGCCTTAGTACAACTGAGCCAAGCTGTGGCAGAGATTCGACTGCAGCTCGGACAGGTTATCGTTGGGCAATCCGCCGTCATCGAT
Proteins encoded in this window:
- a CDS encoding ATP-binding protein gives rise to the protein MDYELPASFYVGKKFELNGRKLLDDKVLYDAKDLTTHAMCVGMTGSGKTGLCLALLEEAAIDGIPAICIDPKGDLGNLMLAFPELQAKDFEKWIDPDEASRAGQTTADYAAQIADRWRTGLAQWDQPPERINRYRQSVDIAIYTPGSNAGIPLTVLKSFNAPPQPVLDDSEVFRERVAGAASGLLTLMGNNEDPLTSRQHILLSSLFDHAWRQGQNLDLPTLIRSIQSPPMDKVGVFDMETFFPASERMKMAMGLNNLLASPAFAGWLEGQPLDIKSLLYTSQGKPRLSIISIAHLNDSERMFFVTILLNELLSWVRTQPGTSSLRALFYMDEIYGYFPPSAKPPSKPPMLVLLKQARAFGLGIVLATQNPVDLDYKGLANIGTWFLGRLQTQRDKDRIIDGLEGAAAQTGARFDKTAMSEMLAALGSRVFLMNNVHDDGPTVFQSRWVMSYLRGPLSRQQIQQLMDPLRSQLLPDQRPALASKSTSETPTTAPLPAASGSAAITLKSERPLVPHAITERFWVSSRDPDASARRIYRPAVLATAACRYVHAASKLDQYHTRSLLYCYEGQLPEQIWRAAIELPPDSLELAKSPEYDYQYEDIPGTMLNEKSYRQWDKELADELYRQRPIQLFECKQLGRISRPGQDEVDARLSWAQEIRELRDQEKSKLQQKYARQYESLEAKIRAAEQRLEKEKAKYDKEKWNTVLNVGTTVLGRLLGNKVTATRTRMAGRDAARAFEKRSNVGLANETVESLMGQRLELESQCQQELDELSSKYAPQSLTLQPIEVRCRKTDIKVDLLCLVWIPWQINNRGIAVPLVDLGIQ